The following are encoded in a window of Platichthys flesus chromosome 19, fPlaFle2.1, whole genome shotgun sequence genomic DNA:
- the brcc3 gene encoding lys-63-specific deubiquitinase encodes MAVSAVHLESDAFLVCMNHALSTEKEEVMGLCIGEVESSRIVHVHSVIILRRSDKRKDRVEISPEQLSAASTEAERLADMTGRTMRVVGWYHSHPHITVWPSHVDVRTQAMYQMLDQCFVGLIFSCFIEDKNTKTGRVLYTCFQSVQAQKGSEYERVEIPIHVVPREAIGKVCLESAVELPRILCQEEQDTYRKIHSLAHLDPVTKIHNGSVFTKNLCSQMSAVSGPLLQWLEDRLEQNKGSVVELQREKETLLQELAAL; translated from the coding sequence ATGGCGGTGAGCGCGGTCCACCTGGAGTCGGACGCCTTCCTGGTGTGCATGAACCACGCGCTGAGcacggagaaggaggaggtgatgggCCTGTGCATCGGGGAGGTGGAGAGCTCCCGCATCGTGCACGTCCACTCCGTCATCATCCTCCGCCGCTCGGACAAGCGGAAGGACCGGGTGGAGATCTCCCCGGAGCAGCTGTCCGCGGCCTCCACGGAGGCGGAGCGGCTGGCGGACATGACGGGCCGGACGATGCGGGTGGTGGGCTGGTACCACTCCCACCCCCACATTACCGTGTGGCCGTCCCACGTCGACGTGCGCACCCAGGCCATGTACCAGATGCTGGACCAGTGCTTCGTGGGcctcatcttctcctgcttcatcGAGGACAAGAACACGAAGACGGGCCGCGTGCTGTACACCTGCTTCCAGTCCGTCCAGGCGCAGAAGGGCTCCGAGTACGAGCGGGTGGAGATCCCCATCCACGTCGTGCCCCGCGAGGCCATCGGCAAGGTGTGCCTGGAGTCGGCCGTGGAGCTGCCGCGCATCCTGtgccaggaggagcaggacacgTACCGCAAGATCCACAGCCTGGCGCACCTGGACCCCGTCACCAAGATCCACAACGGGTCCGTGTTCACCAAGAACCTGTGCAGCCAGATGTCTGCGGTGAGCGGCCCGCTGCTGCAGTGGCTGGAGGACCGGCTGGAGCAGAACAAGGGGAGCGTCGTGGAGCTGCAGCGGGAGAAGGAGacgctgctgcaggagctggctGCTCTGTGA
- the LOC133975367 gene encoding cilia- and flagella-associated protein 44, whose protein sequence is MEYDYEALHSRPTITADSDIPENLLHLCHSFGYESGRNANLQLLDETTLMFIAGNLLVLLDLSTKEQRYLRSCSGGGIGAITVHPSRQYFVAAEKGTQPSIIIYEYPSLRLYRILRGGTEQAYSFVEFNRDGSLLASVGSFPDFMLTLWNWRDEEVMLSCKAISQEVYRVSFSRFNPELLTSSGSGHIKFWKMASTFTGLKLQGLVGRFGKTASTDIEGYVELPDGKVVSGTDWGNLLLWDGNTIKVEICRKNGQSCHIGTVQPFVLEEGQLLTIGSDGMVRGWDFETIDSADSSMDSSRFEMEPLNELEVGNNVCLSSAVKSPQPDSFVWFAQDSCGAIWKLDLSFTHTAPDPECLFSFHAGAIQGLDVSPNSHLMATISLDRSVRVFDFLSNRELTISRFFQGGTALLWAPPEVSQAGGLLVTGFEDGVVRLLELFDPQRLPADARRQHKGDARLNLKQAFKPHNAPVTAVAYDRNGDVLATGSSDSTVFFFTVGDSYRPIGWVHVPGPVLGLQWSPHSHEENRLLVLCENGHVVELHCPDPRAQKPSKSFELPELPRRSFRFRSIKSRIKREAEKARRQAEKEKKKADLFKESKLGGVEEEEEEEEEEDLPPIFIPDPPSPLYCGFYSQPGCFWLSMGGFDSGFLYHCRFSEDQGEDLDPQQDEDLDPQQDEDLDPQQDEDLDPLQDEDLDPLQDEDLDPQQDEDLDPQQDEDLDPQQDEDLDPQQDEPFDFVPVCDTDDDPVRSVTFSSDRKLLLCGLHSGTIRVYLLQDQGLSSMRDYWALSVHDNQNGQLRHIRCSHDDNFVLTAGEDGNIFSFSLLPPEELQTSLQKKKATVPSPRVGVEKELYAQDIEGPTADSIVTAKLKLEKDRLQREAELKITEKKRKLAELQKKFKQVLKVNRSLPEHVRLKPEELELHPCFKEEAERLKLQRMMEVREQLSWEKERSHIAFSKLQDWFRDSVEEANVITLVAIRSDHRVSTYSLLTKSSAQLGHQDTPSCPDRDKHLTSDRRKSRTELEKDSNDRAEEEVLCPKVTRAAAVKLGDRQEERLKKAAVKAEQARAKLAIRKQEWVQLYAEKPDEDYEDPQDVQNIIKARENIGDLKLKSDKDYTVPRHLMMTSGRKRAELKDLEDNMCEKQTELNGRIVALRDTKVRLVSQLRAQAQRLRKVQQRLASHLHRAPPILPTMLPEETPEKRLQSNRATLERYRVLREQRLKDTREDKEEGTTRLLEQLEKEMKEKEEDDQERGEEEEEEEETSVEEEVELTELEEELGREEEIRLLEEQDSLLEQMETSVCQFDAELLQLRHQRIHLDLKLTLADLHQLKLYQELLLLKELETKESSLQEKFDACIREENSIMSDLEECKEQLQLKQRDMVKLQEREKALRSALRASLGDNNKFLEFLTKVFEKKIKRVKKKEPREDDVDSDEESDEDDWDDDDDDDDYDSEEGALDDSVCPPGCDPQMFEYTLQLRERRLDLEEMLAEDKKCVEALKDECSALVKKEKLGKSSRKIVDDDLELVNREKRQRMNELDVVVPLRLHQIEFVVDGSVPSDLSEGLVVDRAELARLGQRIKQLQVEKAHQRDLKVQARHHHSKLLRECKDMKAQGLELEMECNKLMMMKCGRLVNLEVLQTLSGNRVLEELKQQKDRRAAAYEKDLQQWDAKVAEARKASMEVTRRNTRHLLTKKKLLEEKIELESQLNARGKNIQFRQFQGAKRRSILESIDSLQEVVRRQSGQAEALRRDINVLSHKGGPVSPPGHSQLPTPPPSTRTRLSKPQSSTSVS, encoded by the exons ATGGAGTACGACTATGAGGCTCTTCACTCCCGACCGACCATCACAGCCGACTCTGACATCCCGGAGAACCTCCTGCACCTCTG TCACTCCTTCGGTTACGAGAGTGGACGCAACGCGAACCTGCAGCTTCTGGATGAGACGACTCTGATGTTCATCGCAGGAaacctgctggtgctgctggaccTTTCCACCAAGGAGCAGAGATACCTGCGCTCCTGCAGCGGAGGAGGAATCGGAGCCATCACC GTACACCCAAGCAGACAGTACTTTGTTGCAGCAGAGAAGGGAACCCAGCCCAGCATCATCATATATGAATATCCATCGTTACGACTTTACCGGATCCTCAGAG GCGGCACCGAGCAGGCGTACAGCTTTGTGGAGTTTAACCGTGACGGCAGCCTGCTCGCCAGCGTGGGCAGCTTCCCCGACTTCATGCTGACGCTCTGGAActggagggatgaggaggtgaTGCTGAGCTGCAAGGCCATTTCCCAGGAGGTCTACCGGGTCTCGTTCTCCAGGTTCAACCCGGAGCTGCTCACGTCGTCCGGTTCGGGTCACATCAA GTTCTGGAAAATGGCGAGCACATTCACCGGTCTGAAGCTGCAAGGGCTCGTGGGACGTTTTGGGAAAACTGCGTCCACTGACATCGAGGGCTACGTGGAGCTTCCTGATGGAAAG GTGGTGTCCGGCACAGACTGGGGCAACTTGCTGCTGTGGGATGGAAACACCATCAAGGTGGAGATCTGCCGAAAGAACGGGCAGAGCTGCCACATCGGGACGGTTCAGCCGTTTGTTCTGGAGGAAGGGCAGCTGCTCACCATCGGCTCTGATGGAATGGTCCGG GGCTGGGACTTTGAGACCATCGACTCTGCCGACAGCAGCATGGACAGCAGCCGCTTCGAGATGGAGCCCTTAAACGAGCTGGAGGTCGGAAACAACGTGTGCCTCTCGTCTGCGGTGAAGAGCCCGCAGCCCGACTCCTTCGTCTGGTTTGCTCAG GATTCCTGCGGAGCGATCTGGAAACTGGATCTTTCCTTCACCCACACG gctccCGATCCAGAGTGCCTGTTTTCCTTCCATGCCGGAGCGATCCAGGGCCTGGACGTGTCCCCGAATTCCCACCTGATGGCCACGATCTCTCTGGACC gtTCAGTCAGAGTTTTTGACTTCCTGTCCAACAGAGAACTGACCATCAGCCGCTTCTTCCAGGGTGGAACCGCTCTCCTCTGGGCTCCACCTGAG GTGAGCCAGGCTGGAGGTTTGCTGGTGACAGGTTTCGAGGACGGGGTCGTCCGCTTGCTGGAGCTGTTCGACCCTCAGCGGCTGCCGGCGGACGCCCGGCGCCAACACAAAGGAGACGCCAGACTTAACCTCAAACAGGCCTTCAAACCCCACAATGCACCTGTGACCGCCGTGGCGTATGACCGGAATGGGGACGTCTTAGCCACAGGG AGCTCAGACAGCACCGTGTTCTTCTTCACTGTCGGGGACTCGTACCGTCCCATCGGCTGGGTCCATGTCCCGGGGCCGGTGCTGGGGCTGCAGTGGTCCCCCCACTCCCAC GAAGAAAACCGGCTGCTCGTCCTGTGTGAGAACGGTCACGTGGTCGAGCTCCACTGTCCTGATCCCAGAGCTCAGAAGCCATCGAAGAGCTTTGAGCTGCCGGAGCTGCCTCGTAGGTCCTTCAGGTTCCGGAGCATCAAATCTCGAATCAAG agagaGGCGGAAAAGGCAAGACGTCAGgctgagaaggagaagaagaaggcagaTCTGTTCAAAGAATCAAAGCTGGGAGGagtagaagaggaagaggaggaagaggaggaggaagatttaCCGCCCATCTTCATCCCAGACCCTCCGAGTCCTCTCTACTGTGGCTTCTACTCACAGCCTGGATGTTTCTGGCTGTCAATG GGAGGCTTCGACTCAGGTTTCCTGTATCACTGTAGATTCTCTGAGGATCAGGGTGAGGATCTGGACCCACAGCAGGATGAGGATCTGGACCCACAGCAGGATGAGGATCTGGACCCACAGCAGGATGAGGATCTGGACCCACTGCAGGATGAGGATCTGGACCCACTGCAGGATGAGGATCTGGACCCACAGCAGGATGAGGATCTGGACCCACAGCAGGATGAGGATCTGGACCCACAGCAGGATGAGGACCTGGACCCACAGCAGGATGAGCCCTTTGACTTCGTACCTGTTTGTGACACCGACGATGACCCCGTTCGCTCCGTCACCTTCAG CTccgacaggaagctgctgctctgcggCTTGCACTCAGGCACCATCAGGGTCTACCTGCTGCAGGACCAAGGCCTCTCGTCCATGAGGGACTACTGGGCCCTCAGTGTTCACGACAACCAGAACGGACAGCTGCGACACATTCGCTGCAGCCACGATGACAACTTTGTGCTGACGGCGGGTGAAGACGGAAACATCTTCTCCTTCAGCCTGCTCCCCCCGGAGGAGCTGCAGACCagcctgcagaagaagaaggccACGGTTCCTTCGCCCAGG GTGGGTGTTGAGAAAGAGTTGTATGCTCAGGACATCGAGGGCCCCACAGCTGACAG CATCGTGACGGCGAagctgaagctggagaaggATCGTCTGCAGCGGGAGGCCGAGCTGAAGATCAccgagaagaagaggaagctggCCGAGCTCCAGAAGAAGTTCAAACAAGTGCTGAAGGTCAACAGGAGTCTGCCCGAGCACGTCCGCCTGAAGcctgag gagctggagctgcaccCCTGTTTCAAAGAAGAGGCAGAACGGTTGAAGCTGCAGCGGATGATGgaagtcagagagcagctgagcTGGGAGAAGGAGCGCAGCCACATCGCATTCAGCAAACTGCAGGACTG GTTCAGAGACTCCGTGGAGGAGGCCAATGTCATCACCTTAGTTGCGATCCGCAGCGACCACCGAGTCTCCACCTACAGTTTGCTCACCAAGTCCTCCGCCCAGCTGGGACATCAGGACACGCCCAGCTGTCCTGACCGGGACAAGCACCTCACATCAGACCGCAGGAAGTCCAGAACTGAGCTGGAAAAAGACAGCAATGACCGAGCAG aggaggaggtgctgtgcCCCAAGGTCACTCGAGCAGCAGCGGTCAAACTGGGCGATCGGCAGGAAGAGCGGCTGAAGAAGGCTGCGGTGAAGGCCGAGCAGGCTCGAGCCAAACTAGCCATCAGGAAGCAGGAATGGGTCCAGCT TTACGCTGAGAAACCAGACGAGGACTACGAGGATCCGCAGGACGTGCAGAACATCATCAAAGCCCGAGAGAACATCGGAGACTTAAAACTAAAGTCGGACAAAGACTACACGGTGCCGAGACACCTGATGATGAccagtgggaggaagagagcgGAGCTGAAAGACCTGGAGGATAAT ATGTGTGAGAAGCAGACTGAGCTGAATGGACGAATCGTGGCCTTGCGGGACACCAAGGTTCGCCTGGTGTCTCAGTTGAGAGCTCAGGCTCAGCGGCTCCGCAAGGTCCAGCAGCGTCTGGCGTCCCATCTCCACCGCGCTCCACCCATCCTGCCCACCATGCTGCCAGAGGAAACCCCAGAGAAGAGGCTGCAGAGCAACCGGGCCACCCTGGAGCGATACCGGGTTCTGAGGGAACAGAG GTTGAAGGACACAcgggaggacaaggaggaggggACTACACGTTTGTTGGAGCAGCTtgagaaagagatgaaggagaaagaggaggatgatcaggagagaggagaagaggaagaagaggaggaggagacatcagtggaggaggaagtggagctgacggagctggaggaggagctcggcagggaggaggagatcagACTGTTGGAGGAGCAGGACTCTCTGCTGGAGCAG ATGGAAACGTCCGTGTGTCAGTTCGACGctgagctcctgcagctgcGTCACCAGAGGATTCATCTGGACCTGAAGCTGACGCTGGCCGACCTCCATCAGCTGAAGCTCtaccaggagctgctgctcctcaagGAGCTGGAGACGAAGGAGAGCAGCCTGCAGGAGAAGTTCGACGCGTGCATCAGGGAGGAGAACAGCATCATG TCGGACCTGGAGGAGTGtaaggagcagctgcagctgaagcagCGGGACAtggtgaagctgcaggagagagagaaggctcTGCGCTCCGCCCTCCGGGCCTCGCTGGGCGACAACAACAAGTTTCTAGAGTTTCTCACCAAAGTCTTTGAGAAGAAAATCAAACgcgtgaagaagaaggagccgagag aggacGACGTGGACAGTGATGAAGAGTCTGATGAGGACGactgggatgatgatgatgatgatgatgattacgACAGTGAGGAAGGAGCTCTGGATGACAGCGTCTGTCCTCCAG gctgCGACCCTCAGATGTTTGAATACACACTGCAGCTGCGTGAGCGTCGGCTGGACCTGGAGGAGATGCTGGCAGAGGACAAGAAGTGTGTGGAAGCTCTGAAGGACGAGTGCTCGGCCCTCGTCAAGAAG GAGAAACTGGGGAAGAGCAGTCGTAAAATCGTTGATGACGACTTGGAGTTAGTCAACAGAGAGAAACGGCAGAGAATGAACGAGCTGGATGTGGTGGTTCCTCTGCGACTGCACCAG ATTGAGTTTGTTGTTGACGGCTCTGTGCCATCGGACCTGAGCGAGGGTTTGGTGGTGGACCGGGCGGAGCTGGCCAGGCTGGGGCAGCGCATCaagcagctgcaggtggagaaggCTCATCAGAGAGATCTGAAGGTTCAAGCCCGGCACCATCACAGCAAACTGCTCCGCGAGTGCAAGGACATGAAGGCTCAAGGCCTAG agcTGGAGATGGAGTGCAAcaagctgatgatgatgaagtgtGGGCGGCTGGTGAACCTGGAGGTTCTGCAGACGCTGTCGGGGAACAGggtgctggaggagctgaagcagcagaaagacCGTCGTGCAGCTGCTTACGAGAAGGACCTCCAGCAGTGGGAt GCGAAGGTGGCCGAGGCCCGCAAGGCTTCGATGGAGGTCACCAGGCGTAACACGAGACATCTCCTCACAAAGAAAAAGCTCCTCGAAGAGAAGATAGAACTGGAGAGTCAACTCAACGCCAGGGGGAAAAACatt caATTCAGACAGTTCCAGGGCGCCAAGAGACGTAGTATTCTGGAGTCGATCGACAGCCTGCAGGAGGTGGTGAGGAGGCAGTCGGGTCAGGCCGAGGCCCTCAGGAGAGACATCAACGTCCTGTCCCACAAAGGAGGCCCGGTGTCCCCCCCCGGCCACAGCCAGCTGCCCACACCACCCCCGTCCACCCGCACACGTCTGTCCAAACCACAAAGCTCAACCAGTGTATCATGA
- the pum3 gene encoding pumilio homolog 3 isoform X2, whose product MEAKSPKPFSPKGGKKFSQKGKDSIGTKLGGKPGGKPGGYLGGKPGGKPGGKLGGKPGGYLGGKPGGKKPFKPYNNAEKKSRPEHGKHEVTKEQKFGFSKPNLVKAKKRKLQPARDGDGEEGEEGEAAGAKKTKKGESEPKKEMTEEEIKKNRQQVKKDLKKNRQQAERKDMFEIICHAKQVWGSLRRKKCDEEAKKKLMKELHDLIRGKTKQMAFAHDSVRVLQCFLQFGSHEQRKEVFDELKDDVIGLCKSQYGRHVVKKLLMYGNKELLASVIQTFKGHVRTMLRHSSASSIIEYAYNDKAVLAQRLMLTEELYGTTFIVCKSSVCNTIEKVLEGNPGKLNNIIDEMKQSLTPMATKEQVIKHSLVHKVFLDFFLFAPEKPRTEMIESIRESVVYMAHTHDGARVAMHCFWHGTAKDRKVIIKTMKTFMVKFATGEFGHLVLLALFDSVDDTKLVKQAVLSEILLSLDEVINNKYGKKVLLYLLSPRDPAHLLPEITKVLEKGDGNAHSKKEPAIRRKELLEVVSPPLLEYLRDNAGTMVMVKATSVTVSDILASACGDLKPAMTAVAQLANEELQPGGIEGRLHMAEHPAGHLVLKWLIEQDMTLAEAEKEERFGRILVDTVGTDKMKSWVKVNRGAMVLCSLLNSCDKSVSAEVKEALKSITSQISSITNNKGAEILLENLNK is encoded by the exons ATGGAGGCCAAATCCCCGAAGCCCTTTTCCCCTAAAGGTGGAAAGAAGTTCAGTCAGAAAGGAAAAG ACTCCATAGGGACAAAACTGGGAGGAAAACCAGGTGGTAAACCAG GCGGTTATCTTGGTGGTAAACCGGGCGGTAAACCAGGAGGTAAACTGGGAGGTAAACCAGGTGGTTATCTGGGCGGTAAACCAGGCGGTAAGAAACCCTTCAAGCCATACAACAACGCAGAGAAGAAGAGCCGGCCGGAGCACGGGAAACATGAGGTCACAAAAGAACAGAAGTTTGGTTTCTCCAAACCAAATCTGGTGAAAGCTAAGAAGAGGAAACTCCAGCCAGcgagagatggagatggagaggaaggtgAAGAGGGCGAAG CTGCAGGAgcgaagaagacgaagaaagGAGAGTCGGAGCCGAAGAAGGAGATGACGGAGGAGGAGATAAAGAAAAACCGTCAGCAGGTGAAAAAGGACCTGAAGAAGAACAGGCAGCAGGCGGAGAGGAAGGACATGTTCGAGATCATCTGTCACGCCAAACAGGTGTGGGGAAGCCTCCGGAG GAAAAAATGTGACGAGGAGGCGAAGAAGAAACTCATGAAGGAGCTTCATGATCTGATCCGTGGGAAAACCAAACAG atGGCGTTTGCTCACGACTCGGTGCGAGTGCTGCAGTGCTTCCTCCAGTTCGGGAGCCACGAGCAGAGGAAGGAAGTGTTCGATGAACTTAAAG ATGATGTCATTGGTTTGTGTAAGTCTCAATATGGCCGACATGTGGTGAAGAAGCTGCTGATGTACGG GAACAAGGAGCTGTTGGCATCCGTGATTCAAACGTTTAAAGGTCACGTGCGCACGATGCTCCGCCACTCGTCCGCCTCGTCCATCATCGAGTACGCCTACAACGACAAGGCCGTGCTCGCACAGAGGCTCATGCTCACGGAGGAGCTGTACGGCACCACCTTCATCGTCtgcaag TCCTCGGTGTGTAACACCATCGAGAAGGTGCTGGAGGGGAACCCTGGGAAGTTGAACAACATAATCGACGAGATGAAGCAGAGCCTCACACCCATGGCCACAAA ggAGCAGGTGATCAAACACTCGCTGGTTCACAAGGTTTTCTTGGATTTCTTCCTGTTCGCTCCGGAGAAACCCAGAACG GAAATGATCGAGTCCATCAGAGAGTCGGTCGTCTACATGGCTCACACACACGACGGAGCACGAGTGGCCATGCACTGCTTCTGGCACGGGACTGCCAAG GACAGAAAAGTCATCATCAAGACTATGAAGACGTTCATGGTGAAGTTTGCTACG GGGGAGTTCGGTCACCTGGTTCTTCTGGCTCTGTTCGACAGCGTGGACGACACTAAGCTGGTGAAACAAGCCGTGCTCTCA GAGATCCTGTTGTCTCTGGACGAGGTCATCAATAATAAGTACGGTAAGAAGGTTCTGTTGTACCTGCTGAGCCCCAGAGACCCGGCCCACCTGCTGCCAGAGATCACCAAGGTGCTGGAGAAGGGGGACGGAAACGCTCACAG taAAAAGGAACCGGCCATCCGgaggaaggagctgctggaggtcgTCTCCCCCCCGCTGCTGGAGTACCTCAGGGACAACGCTGGCACCATGGTGATGGTGAAGGCCACCAGCGTCACCGTCAGCGACATCTTGGCGTCGGCCTGCGGGGACCTGAAGCCCGCCATGACGGCCGTGGCTCAGCTGGCCAACGAGGAGCTGCAGCCGGGGGGGATCGAGGGTCGG ctgcacatgGCCGAACATCCTGCAGGACACCTGGTGCTGAAGTGGCTCATCGAGCAGGACATGACGCTGGCAGAGGCCGAGAAAGAAG AGCGGTTTGGCAGGATCCTGGTGGACACGGTGGGAACAGACAAAATGAAGAGCTGGGTGAAGGTGAACAGAGGAGCCATGGTTCTCTGCAG cctccTGAACAGCTGTGACAAGTCTGTGTCAGCGGAGGTGAAGGAGGCTCTGAAGTCCATCACGTCTCAGATCAGCAGCATCACCAACAACAAAGGGGCTGAGATCCTGTTGGAGAACCTGAACAAGTAg
- the pum3 gene encoding pumilio homolog 3 isoform X1 gives MEAKSPKPFSPKGGKKFSQKGKDSIGTKLGGKPGGKPGGKPGGYLGGKPGGKPGGYLGGKPGGKPGGKLGGKPGGYLGGKPGGKKPFKPYNNAEKKSRPEHGKHEVTKEQKFGFSKPNLVKAKKRKLQPARDGDGEEGEEGEAAGAKKTKKGESEPKKEMTEEEIKKNRQQVKKDLKKNRQQAERKDMFEIICHAKQVWGSLRRKKCDEEAKKKLMKELHDLIRGKTKQMAFAHDSVRVLQCFLQFGSHEQRKEVFDELKDDVIGLCKSQYGRHVVKKLLMYGNKELLASVIQTFKGHVRTMLRHSSASSIIEYAYNDKAVLAQRLMLTEELYGTTFIVCKSSVCNTIEKVLEGNPGKLNNIIDEMKQSLTPMATKEQVIKHSLVHKVFLDFFLFAPEKPRTEMIESIRESVVYMAHTHDGARVAMHCFWHGTAKDRKVIIKTMKTFMVKFATGEFGHLVLLALFDSVDDTKLVKQAVLSEILLSLDEVINNKYGKKVLLYLLSPRDPAHLLPEITKVLEKGDGNAHSKKEPAIRRKELLEVVSPPLLEYLRDNAGTMVMVKATSVTVSDILASACGDLKPAMTAVAQLANEELQPGGIEGRLHMAEHPAGHLVLKWLIEQDMTLAEAEKEERFGRILVDTVGTDKMKSWVKVNRGAMVLCSLLNSCDKSVSAEVKEALKSITSQISSITNNKGAEILLENLNK, from the exons ATGGAGGCCAAATCCCCGAAGCCCTTTTCCCCTAAAGGTGGAAAGAAGTTCAGTCAGAAAGGAAAAG ACTCCATAGGGACAAAACTGGGAGGAAAACCAGGTGGTAAACCAGGTGGTAAACCAGGCGGTTATCTAGGTGGTAAACCGGGCGGTAAACCAGGCGGTTATCTTGGTGGTAAACCGGGCGGTAAACCAGGAGGTAAACTGGGAGGTAAACCAGGTGGTTATCTGGGCGGTAAACCAGGCGGTAAGAAACCCTTCAAGCCATACAACAACGCAGAGAAGAAGAGCCGGCCGGAGCACGGGAAACATGAGGTCACAAAAGAACAGAAGTTTGGTTTCTCCAAACCAAATCTGGTGAAAGCTAAGAAGAGGAAACTCCAGCCAGcgagagatggagatggagaggaaggtgAAGAGGGCGAAG CTGCAGGAgcgaagaagacgaagaaagGAGAGTCGGAGCCGAAGAAGGAGATGACGGAGGAGGAGATAAAGAAAAACCGTCAGCAGGTGAAAAAGGACCTGAAGAAGAACAGGCAGCAGGCGGAGAGGAAGGACATGTTCGAGATCATCTGTCACGCCAAACAGGTGTGGGGAAGCCTCCGGAG GAAAAAATGTGACGAGGAGGCGAAGAAGAAACTCATGAAGGAGCTTCATGATCTGATCCGTGGGAAAACCAAACAG atGGCGTTTGCTCACGACTCGGTGCGAGTGCTGCAGTGCTTCCTCCAGTTCGGGAGCCACGAGCAGAGGAAGGAAGTGTTCGATGAACTTAAAG ATGATGTCATTGGTTTGTGTAAGTCTCAATATGGCCGACATGTGGTGAAGAAGCTGCTGATGTACGG GAACAAGGAGCTGTTGGCATCCGTGATTCAAACGTTTAAAGGTCACGTGCGCACGATGCTCCGCCACTCGTCCGCCTCGTCCATCATCGAGTACGCCTACAACGACAAGGCCGTGCTCGCACAGAGGCTCATGCTCACGGAGGAGCTGTACGGCACCACCTTCATCGTCtgcaag TCCTCGGTGTGTAACACCATCGAGAAGGTGCTGGAGGGGAACCCTGGGAAGTTGAACAACATAATCGACGAGATGAAGCAGAGCCTCACACCCATGGCCACAAA ggAGCAGGTGATCAAACACTCGCTGGTTCACAAGGTTTTCTTGGATTTCTTCCTGTTCGCTCCGGAGAAACCCAGAACG GAAATGATCGAGTCCATCAGAGAGTCGGTCGTCTACATGGCTCACACACACGACGGAGCACGAGTGGCCATGCACTGCTTCTGGCACGGGACTGCCAAG GACAGAAAAGTCATCATCAAGACTATGAAGACGTTCATGGTGAAGTTTGCTACG GGGGAGTTCGGTCACCTGGTTCTTCTGGCTCTGTTCGACAGCGTGGACGACACTAAGCTGGTGAAACAAGCCGTGCTCTCA GAGATCCTGTTGTCTCTGGACGAGGTCATCAATAATAAGTACGGTAAGAAGGTTCTGTTGTACCTGCTGAGCCCCAGAGACCCGGCCCACCTGCTGCCAGAGATCACCAAGGTGCTGGAGAAGGGGGACGGAAACGCTCACAG taAAAAGGAACCGGCCATCCGgaggaaggagctgctggaggtcgTCTCCCCCCCGCTGCTGGAGTACCTCAGGGACAACGCTGGCACCATGGTGATGGTGAAGGCCACCAGCGTCACCGTCAGCGACATCTTGGCGTCGGCCTGCGGGGACCTGAAGCCCGCCATGACGGCCGTGGCTCAGCTGGCCAACGAGGAGCTGCAGCCGGGGGGGATCGAGGGTCGG ctgcacatgGCCGAACATCCTGCAGGACACCTGGTGCTGAAGTGGCTCATCGAGCAGGACATGACGCTGGCAGAGGCCGAGAAAGAAG AGCGGTTTGGCAGGATCCTGGTGGACACGGTGGGAACAGACAAAATGAAGAGCTGGGTGAAGGTGAACAGAGGAGCCATGGTTCTCTGCAG cctccTGAACAGCTGTGACAAGTCTGTGTCAGCGGAGGTGAAGGAGGCTCTGAAGTCCATCACGTCTCAGATCAGCAGCATCACCAACAACAAAGGGGCTGAGATCCTGTTGGAGAACCTGAACAAGTAg